The DNA window ACAGCCCCTTTTTTTATTTGTGAGAAAAGGCTGATGTCCATTTCGACAGACGCTTTCCGCGGGAGTCGCTGTCTCCATTCCCATCAGCCGTTCTGTAATGAAAAAATGATACAAAAAATCATTTATTTCTGTAAAACGAAAGTTCCCACATCTTCATTACAGAAAAGACGATTTTTATGTGAAATCTGGAGATGACTTTCCCGATAGTACGGAGAAAGTGTGTTCAGTCCTATCCAAGAGCAATCGGTCGTTCAGGCGATTCCTCTTCCTGGGCCTCGATAAAGTGCATACGACGTTCGGGATTGTGGCATGGACCTATAATCTCCTAGAAAGTAGCGGGCATTCGGCAACTGCTTTCAAGGGACTTATGAGACAGCCCCCTGGTTTTCTTCGGTTCGAGAACCTGTTTTCTAAATTTTTTATAAAAGACAAGCCGTTAACAAAAAAAGAAAGTTAATAGATGACTTTTTTCCTGATTTTTTGCATTATGTCAGTTTCAATTCGTATTTTTCAGACATTAGGATTAAACTTAATAAGTATCAGTCGATAAGGGGGAACTATAATGGCTTTATTAGACCAAATCTTAGAGTACAACGAAGTGTTCGTAAAGGAAAAGCGTTACGAGGAATTTATAACGACTAAATTTCCGGATAAAAAATTCGTCATTTTAACATGTATGGATACACGACTTTTAGAAATGCTACCGAAAGCGATGAATTTCAAAAATGGGGATGCGAAAATTGTTAAAAGTGCCGGAGCTGTCATCAACCACCCATTTGGTGGTATTATGCGCAGCCTACTTGTAGCTGTATACGAACTGAATGCAGATGAAATTTATATTGTTGGCCATCATGACTGCGGCATGTCTGCTATAGATCCTGATGTAATCCTTGATAAAATGAAAAAACGAGGAATAGATGAAAAGACCATTGAGATGATGAAGTATTCAGGAGTCAATTTAGAAGGTTGGCTTGGTGGATTTGACGACGTAGCAGAAAGTGTCGCTCATAGTGTCGACATGGTACGTCATCATCCCTTACTAGTCAATACAGTCCCAGTTCATGGCCTGGTTATTGATCCAACTACTGGAAAATTAGATGTTGTTGTTAATGGAAACGAAAACCGCTGAGAGTTTCTCAGCGGTTTTGTTTTTGGTAATAGATGTAATCAAGCGCCATGCCTTCTTTCCCGAATTGCCGTAGCAAAGACGTTACCTGCCCCCTATGATAGCTAGCATGATTAACAAAAGTGAATAGCATTTCTTCTCTAGTTGTGGAAAAATCATCTCCGCGCATATTTCGATAATGGAGCGTTTCTTGCCACTGCGCTTCAGGTAAAGAGGCGAAGAATAATTCCATTTCAGCATGAAGCAACATAAAACTTTCTGCTGCTTGTTCCGTTGTTTCTACATCGAAATGTTCAAATGTCGGATTCGCTACACCTGACATTCGAAGCAACCACAGTTTTTCCACGCCTAAAACATGCTCTGTTGTTTCTTGAATCGAAGCAAAAGAATTGATTCCTTCTGTTTTGTAAAGTTCTTCGCCTAAATCTCTAACGTGTTGCAGGCAGGCTAATGTGGCCCATTTGTGATAGGAGAACATTTTGTCTTTGTTCAATTTACACACCTCTCTCTACCGCTACTCACGATTCAAACCAACGTCGCGCATCTTTCCACCATTTTTTATAGGTGGCCTTGCCCTTTCAAAATTCTTCCTCAATTACTGAATAATAAAAATGGTCTTTCCACTCACCATTTATATAGAGAAAACTCTTCAACAAGCCTTCTTGTCGAAAACCCGTTTTCTCCAACACGCGAATAGAGCCCACATTATCCGGAGAAACATAAGCTTCGACTCGGTGAAGACGAAGCTGTTCAAAACCAAAGACCGTCATTAAGTTGACTGCTTCTGTAGCAATCCCTTTACCCACATACACCTTATCAATCGAATAACCGATCAAAGCACTTAAAAAAGGCATCCGTTTCACGCTGTACACGGAGATGTGTCCAATCAACTTATTGGTATTGTGTTCAAAGATCCCAACGCTGTATTCTCGATTTTCTCTCGCTTGATAAATCGATTCCCGAATTTTTTCTCGCTGAACGCTCGCTGAGAAATAGCTGTCTCGATGACGTGGTTCGTAGACAGACCAGTATTCTCGGTTACGAAGCAGCAATTGCACCATTTCCTCTGCATCTTCAACCGCTAAACTGCGCAGATAGCATGTCTGCCCTTCAAAAAGCAAATTCACACTAGGCCTCAGTAGATGTCAATGAAATGAATTCCTTGGCATCTTGAACACATAAGGCAATTCCTTTTTCCCAAAACGCCTGTTGTGTAATATCTTCGCCTAAATGCTTCATTGCTAAGTCTTCTGCTGACATTACCGCTGTATCACGAAGTAAAGCCATGTACTTTCCTTCAAAACTATCCCCTTCTTCTAAAGCTTTTGCGTATACGCTCAAAGAGAATAAATAACCAAAGGTGTAAGGGAAATTGTAAAAAGGTACTTGGGTAATATAAAAATGTAATTTGGATGCCCAGAAATGTGGATGCGTTGACGCCAATCCGCCCGCAAATCCTTCTGTTTGAGCCTGCTCCATTAATTCATTTAATCTAGCTGCAGGAACAACACCGTTTTTACGTTCTTCATAAAAACGAGTTTCAAAAAGGAAGCGCGAATGAATGTTCATGAAGAAAGCAACACTACGCTGAACTTTATCTTCTAGCAACGCAATTTTCTCTTCATTGGACTGGGCATTTTTCACAGCTGCATCTGCCACAATCATTTCTGCAAATGTAGACGCTGTTTCTGCGACATTCATGGCATACGAACGGTTTAACGCGTGAACTGGACGAAGAGCGAAAGAATGAAATGCATGCCCAAGTTCATGAGCCAAAGTTGCCACATTAGACATCGAGCCACTATAAGTCATGAAAATACGCGATTCTTCACCTAGTGGCAAGCTTGTACAAAATCCACCAGGTCGTTTGTTCGGACGATCTTCTGCTTCGATCCAGCCATTTTCAAAAGCTTGCTGTGCAAATTGCTCTAGTTCCGGACCAAATTTTCCAAATTGCTTAAGGATAAATTCTGCCCCTTCTTGATAAGAAAACTGTTGCGTACTTTCCGTTACTGGTGCATCCACGTCATACCAATCCAGTCCGTCTTTTCCAAGTAGTTTTCCTTTT is part of the Planococcus kocurii genome and encodes:
- a CDS encoding beta-class carbonic anhydrase — its product is MALLDQILEYNEVFVKEKRYEEFITTKFPDKKFVILTCMDTRLLEMLPKAMNFKNGDAKIVKSAGAVINHPFGGIMRSLLVAVYELNADEIYIVGHHDCGMSAIDPDVILDKMKKRGIDEKTIEMMKYSGVNLEGWLGGFDDVAESVAHSVDMVRHHPLLVNTVPVHGLVIDPTTGKLDVVVNGNENR
- a CDS encoding M3 family oligoendopeptidase yields the protein MTVTYPEQWDLDTLFPGGSESRELRLHMDEAVNKLSEFEEHVQKFEVLTTKEDAPKVADLLEQMSHVMRHLSQAGSFIGCLMAQNTQDKKAGILESEASTLSARFQNSFQKIQQDLVKTEDGIWNELVNEESLHKFTFVLNEWRDEAKMLLSEKEEGLITALSIDGYHSWGQLYDMLVGEINVTVTVDGEEKSLSVGQANNLSSHKDAAVRKESYQKLEEAWTEKEEFFAKTLNSIGGFRLETYKKRGWDNPLQEPLHINRMKQETLDAMWGAISKNKQPFVDYLNRKGKLLGKDGLDWYDVDAPVTESTQQFSYQEGAEFILKQFGKFGPELEQFAQQAFENGWIEAEDRPNKRPGGFCTSLPLGEESRIFMTYSGSMSNVATLAHELGHAFHSFALRPVHALNRSYAMNVAETASTFAEMIVADAAVKNAQSNEEKIALLEDKVQRSVAFFMNIHSRFLFETRFYEERKNGVVPAARLNELMEQAQTEGFAGGLASTHPHFWASKLHFYITQVPFYNFPYTFGYLFSLSVYAKALEEGDSFEGKYMALLRDTAVMSAEDLAMKHLGEDITQQAFWEKGIALCVQDAKEFISLTSTEA
- a CDS encoding DinB family protein; this translates as MNKDKMFSYHKWATLACLQHVRDLGEELYKTEGINSFASIQETTEHVLGVEKLWLLRMSGVANPTFEHFDVETTEQAAESFMLLHAEMELFFASLPEAQWQETLHYRNMRGDDFSTTREEMLFTFVNHASYHRGQVTSLLRQFGKEGMALDYIYYQKQNR
- a CDS encoding GNAT family N-acetyltransferase; protein product: MNLLFEGQTCYLRSLAVEDAEEMVQLLLRNREYWSVYEPRHRDSYFSASVQREKIRESIYQARENREYSVGIFEHNTNKLIGHISVYSVKRMPFLSALIGYSIDKVYVGKGIATEAVNLMTVFGFEQLRLHRVEAYVSPDNVGSIRVLEKTGFRQEGLLKSFLYINGEWKDHFYYSVIEEEF